A single genomic interval of Flavobacteriales bacterium harbors:
- a CDS encoding uroporphyrinogen-III synthase, translating to MKIKTILVSQPEPTDVKSPYHELGRKYGLKIDFKPFIKVEAVPAQDFRQERINILDHTAIVLTSRNAVDHFFRMCKELRLNVPEGMKYFCVSESVAYYVQKYIVYRKRKVFIGKNTFQDLLDVIRKHKDEVYLVPCSDIQKQEIPALLDKAGVKYTNAVFYRTVASDLSDLKNLKYDMLVFFSPAGIESLFKNFPKFDQNGTIIAAFGPTTSKAVRDAGLRLDIEAPLPEAPSMTGAIELYIKRLGKKK from the coding sequence TTGAAGATCAAGACCATCCTCGTTTCGCAGCCGGAACCCACGGACGTCAAGTCCCCGTACCACGAGCTCGGCAGGAAGTACGGCCTGAAGATCGACTTCAAGCCGTTCATCAAGGTGGAGGCGGTTCCGGCGCAGGACTTCCGCCAGGAGCGCATCAACATCCTGGACCACACCGCGATCGTGCTCACCAGCCGCAACGCGGTTGACCACTTCTTCCGCATGTGCAAGGAGCTCCGGCTCAACGTGCCGGAGGGCATGAAGTACTTCTGCGTCAGTGAGAGCGTCGCCTACTACGTGCAGAAGTACATCGTCTACCGCAAGCGGAAGGTCTTCATCGGCAAGAACACCTTCCAGGACCTGCTGGACGTGATCCGGAAGCACAAGGACGAGGTGTACCTGGTGCCGTGCAGCGACATCCAGAAGCAGGAGATCCCCGCGCTGCTCGACAAGGCGGGGGTGAAGTACACCAACGCGGTGTTCTACCGTACGGTGGCCAGCGACCTTAGCGACCTGAAGAACCTGAAATACGACATGCTGGTGTTCTTCAGCCCGGCGGGGATCGAAAGCCTGTTCAAGAACTTCCCGAAGTTCGATCAGAACGGGACCATCATCGCGGCGTTCGGTCCCACGACCAGCAAGGCGGTGCGCGATGCCGGTCTGCGGCTCGACATCGAGGCCCCGCTGCCCGAGGCCCCGAGCATGACCGGCGCCATCGAGCTGTACATCAAGCGGCTCGGGAAGAAGAAATAG
- a CDS encoding O-antigen ligase family protein codes for MRMAAGVPAGPWVRRFGLVRMAGLFIAAAALPWNNVLLSNAQILMVLGWLGEGLASGDLGRRFRQAFTDRWSLAFIAPFLLHAAGILWSEDRAWAMDLTRILLPVLVFGVVLSTSPPMGGRAIRDVLRTGAWSVVASTVVCLIVAGGHLQSGDHRAVSIFISHVRLGLLLALAACVFILDRPAQRWMRAMHVAAALWAVGFLMGIGSLSGLGALSAALVALAWRRVDGARPLVRRPVRVLLVLLPTAALLAMLGLLWPRPQPTLHLQDLEVRSAGGEPYYHDVADPQWENGNPVWVYVAKEELERGWARRSRLGLYGKDERGQLLRGTLVRYLASMGLRKDSVALLALSDEDVRRIEQGLPNVRTGRRPLLVARVEQLRMELDRFRATGDPNGHSLTMRLVYWRTGWRIAHGHLWTGVGTGDTRPAFAQAYDEVRSPLDRAWRNRAHNEYLTLLITFGLPGLLFILACWTAPVVAYRAWRHPVFIAWSAIFLVSCLTEDTLETQTGATFFALYAALFVFGGRWLNAQAGLQAAPPRVPERSV; via the coding sequence ATGCGGATGGCCGCGGGCGTTCCTGCGGGACCCTGGGTGCGGCGCTTCGGCCTGGTGCGCATGGCCGGCCTGTTCATCGCAGCGGCCGCCCTGCCGTGGAACAATGTGCTGCTCAGCAATGCGCAGATCCTGATGGTGCTGGGCTGGCTGGGCGAGGGCCTGGCCTCCGGCGATCTGGGCCGACGGTTCAGGCAGGCCTTCACCGACCGGTGGTCCTTGGCGTTCATCGCCCCCTTTCTGCTTCACGCGGCGGGCATCCTGTGGTCCGAGGACCGTGCATGGGCGATGGACCTCACGCGGATCCTGCTCCCGGTGCTCGTGTTCGGGGTGGTGCTGTCCACCTCGCCGCCCATGGGCGGGCGGGCCATCCGCGATGTGCTGCGCACCGGGGCCTGGAGCGTGGTGGCCAGCACGGTGGTGTGTCTGATCGTGGCCGGCGGGCATCTCCAGAGCGGCGATCATCGGGCGGTCAGCATCTTCATCAGCCACGTCCGGTTGGGGCTGCTCCTCGCGCTCGCGGCCTGTGTGTTCATTCTGGACCGACCGGCCCAGCGGTGGATGCGGGCGATGCATGTGGCTGCCGCGCTGTGGGCCGTGGGGTTCCTCATGGGCATCGGCAGCCTCAGCGGGCTGGGCGCCTTGTCCGCCGCGCTGGTGGCGTTGGCCTGGCGCCGTGTGGACGGTGCACGACCGCTGGTGCGCAGGCCGGTCCGGGTCCTTCTTGTGCTGCTCCCCACAGCGGCGCTGCTGGCGATGCTCGGTCTGTTGTGGCCGCGACCGCAACCCACCCTTCATCTGCAGGACCTGGAGGTCCGGAGCGCCGGTGGTGAGCCCTACTACCACGATGTCGCCGACCCGCAATGGGAGAACGGCAACCCGGTCTGGGTGTATGTGGCCAAGGAGGAGCTCGAACGGGGCTGGGCGAGGCGCAGCAGGCTTGGTCTGTATGGCAAGGACGAGCGGGGCCAGCTGCTGCGCGGCACGCTGGTGCGCTACCTCGCCAGCATGGGGCTGCGCAAGGATTCCGTGGCCTTGCTCGCCCTGAGCGATGAGGACGTGCGACGGATCGAGCAGGGCCTCCCCAATGTGCGCACGGGCAGACGGCCCTTGCTGGTGGCCCGGGTGGAGCAGCTGCGCATGGAGCTTGACCGGTTCAGGGCCACGGGCGATCCCAATGGGCACAGCCTCACCATGAGGCTGGTCTATTGGCGCACCGGCTGGCGGATCGCACACGGGCATCTGTGGACGGGTGTGGGCACGGGGGATACACGGCCGGCGTTCGCCCAGGCGTACGACGAGGTACGCAGTCCGTTGGACAGGGCTTGGAGGAACCGTGCGCACAACGAATACCTCACCTTGCTCATCACCTTCGGTCTGCCGGGCCTGCTGTTCATCCTGGCGTGCTGGACTGCGCCGGTGGTGGCGTACCGCGCCTGGCGCCATCCGGTCTTCATCGCCTGGTCCGCGATCTTCCTCGTGTCCTGCCTCACGGAGGATACGCTGGAGACCCAGACCGGGGCGACCTTCTTCGCGTTGTACGCCGCACTGTTCGTGTTCGGCGGGCGCTGGCTCAACGCGCAGGCAGGGCTTCAAGCAGCACCGCCACGCGTTCCGGAGCGATCCGTGTGA
- the yidD gene encoding membrane protein insertion efficiency factor YidD, producing the protein MRRLLTAAMIGLIRFYQSALSPLLPGACRYTPSCSAYGVEALRRHGPFRGGWLTLKRFLSCHPWGGHGHDPVP; encoded by the coding sequence ATGCGTAGGCTGCTCACCGCCGCCATGATCGGCCTCATCCGGTTCTACCAGTCCGCCCTCTCGCCGCTGCTGCCCGGCGCCTGCCGGTACACGCCCAGCTGCAGCGCGTATGGCGTGGAGGCCTTGCGCCGCCATGGCCCCTTCCGTGGTGGCTGGCTCACCCTCAAGCGCTTCCTATCTTGTCATCCCTGGGGCGGCCATGGCCACGACCCCGTCCCCTGA
- a CDS encoding DUF4271 domain-containing protein yields the protein MGEPRTHDPLSADWVVLVLLAVAVQLAWTNVVSPRKWGLILDGAFRARISRRSLREDIDLQDRSMLGLLAALLAGLALFVQQALVMRGIVGAGPLGYGGVVALLIVLVFAQVFVLRALSWLFQGDGGLEEYTHAMVLNHLVLGAALLPVAVLVAFRPEMRAVLLPVGGVVAAVIVLLRWGRAVLIGRSAGVPLRHIFLYLCAAEILPVFLVLQTLQRSGPSAFQLP from the coding sequence ATGGGCGAACCGCGGACACACGACCCCTTGAGCGCCGATTGGGTGGTGCTGGTCCTGCTGGCCGTGGCCGTTCAGCTGGCCTGGACGAACGTCGTTTCCCCCCGGAAATGGGGCCTCATCCTGGACGGGGCGTTCCGCGCGCGGATCAGTCGGCGCAGCCTGAGGGAGGACATCGATCTGCAGGACCGCTCGATGCTGGGGCTGTTGGCGGCGCTGCTTGCCGGGCTCGCGTTGTTCGTTCAGCAGGCCCTGGTGATGCGCGGCATCGTGGGTGCGGGGCCGCTGGGCTATGGCGGGGTGGTGGCCCTGCTGATCGTGCTGGTGTTCGCGCAGGTGTTCGTCCTCCGGGCCTTGAGCTGGCTCTTCCAAGGGGATGGGGGCCTGGAGGAGTACACCCATGCCATGGTGCTCAACCACCTGGTGCTGGGGGCGGCCCTGCTGCCCGTGGCGGTGCTGGTGGCCTTTCGGCCGGAGATGAGGGCCGTGCTCCTGCCGGTGGGAGGGGTGGTCGCTGCGGTGATCGTGCTGCTGCGATGGGGCCGAGCGGTGCTCATCGGGCGATCCGCAGGGGTCCCGCTCAGGCACATTTTCCTGTACCTTTGCGCCGCCGAGATCCTGCCTGTGTTCCTCGTTCTCCAGACCCTTCAGCGTTCCGGCCCATCCGCGTTCCAACTCCCCTAA
- a CDS encoding glycosyltransferase family 2 protein — protein sequence MGISAVIITRNEEANIARCLTGLAGLVQEVVVVDADSTDGTRRIAEAHGARVVTRTWTNYSDQKNFANGLAANAYILSVDADEVPSPELAQSIVEATGRGLHGAYRMNRLTNYCGTWVRHGGWYPDTKTRLFPKGGARWTGDHVHEVLELDPGTPERLLTGDLLHYSYSSLDAHRARIERYSDLHAQALYKAGKRAGPVKRWLSPAAKFLQGYLLQAGFLDGAAGWHIATLSARAVWLKYAKLHALHHADPA from the coding sequence ATGGGCATCTCGGCGGTCATCATCACGCGCAACGAGGAGGCCAACATCGCCCGCTGTCTCACCGGCCTTGCCGGCCTTGTGCAGGAGGTGGTGGTGGTGGACGCCGATAGCACCGATGGGACACGGCGCATCGCCGAGGCCCATGGCGCGCGCGTAGTGACGCGCACGTGGACCAACTACAGCGACCAGAAGAACTTCGCCAACGGCCTGGCCGCGAACGCCTACATCCTGAGCGTGGATGCGGACGAGGTGCCCTCGCCCGAACTGGCCCAATCCATCGTTGAAGCCACCGGCAGGGGCCTGCATGGCGCCTACCGGATGAACCGGCTCACGAACTACTGCGGGACCTGGGTGCGGCATGGGGGCTGGTACCCGGATACCAAGACCAGGCTCTTCCCGAAGGGCGGCGCGCGCTGGACGGGCGACCATGTGCATGAGGTCCTCGAGCTCGATCCCGGAACGCCGGAACGGCTTCTGACGGGCGACCTGCTGCACTACAGCTACTCCTCCCTGGACGCGCACCGCGCACGCATCGAACGGTACAGCGACCTGCACGCACAAGCCCTGTATAAAGCCGGGAAGCGGGCCGGACCGGTGAAGCGATGGCTCTCGCCCGCCGCCAAGTTCCTCCAGGGCTATCTGCTCCAGGCGGGCTTCCTGGACGGTGCGGCCGGATGGCACATCGCCACCCTGAGCGCCCGCGCGGTGTGGTTGAAATACGCCAAGCTCCACGCCCTGCACCATGCCGACCCCGCCTGA
- a CDS encoding STAS/SEC14 domain-containing protein, which produces MRFEPRSIETRIATITLVRPGFIEQRYRPGERIDLPGFAENKRARLELAGGKPCVMLSIIPRDMDFDMEVTGVDHFGPERGQDTLRALAVVVHDSMAEMVTKLFFTYFPTVFRTQVFNEEAEARGWLLQQLAEVIQEEG; this is translated from the coding sequence ATGCGTTTCGAACCACGCAGCATCGAGACACGCATCGCCACCATCACCCTGGTGCGCCCGGGCTTCATCGAGCAGCGCTACCGCCCCGGTGAACGGATCGACCTGCCCGGCTTCGCGGAGAACAAGCGTGCACGGCTTGAGCTGGCCGGGGGAAAGCCGTGTGTCATGCTCAGCATCATCCCCCGGGACATGGACTTCGACATGGAGGTCACCGGGGTGGACCACTTCGGTCCGGAGCGTGGACAGGACACCCTGCGCGCCCTGGCGGTGGTGGTGCACGACAGCATGGCGGAAATGGTCACCAAGCTGTTCTTCACCTACTTCCCCACGGTGTTCCGCACGCAGGTGTTCAATGAGGAGGCCGAAGCGCGCGGGTGGTTGCTGCAGCAGTTGGCCGAGGTGATCCAGGAGGAGGGTTGA
- a CDS encoding S41 family peptidase yields the protein MNVPRTPRLRTWIIGGALAASGALTIAAGDNYFEISKNLEIFTELYKELNVYYVEDTKPGTLMKTGIDAMLSSLDPYTQYIPESDIEEYRFQTTGQYGGIGALIKRQGDGMVISEPYEGFPAAKAGIWAGDEIVEVDGRKIRGLDTEDVSKLLKGQAGTPVRVLLKRGEAEPVEKVLTREEIKIPDVPYKGIVDATHMVGYIKLNSFTQTASADVRSAMKQLKQDGARHLILDLRGNGGGLLREAVNIVNLFVPKNEPVVETKGRIAEWDKSYRTLSEPEDATVPLVVLVDGGSASASEIVSGALQDLDRAVVVGERTFGKGLVQQTRDLFYNSKLKVTVAKYYIPSGRCIQKLDYAHRDSSGKATVRTDTNLVAFQTRNGRTVYDGRGILPDVAVTEPELAKVVGGLYAEDILFDFATDYRRTHDSIGPPERFAIDDELYHRFTEFARSRSFTYDTESMQAYAKLEEVARKERYYGHAQKAFEELKKELAPDPAEELDLFRTDVEEMLRNEIVSRYDLQTGRAKAALVTDPYVQAAVKVLTDGGYTGILAGTKP from the coding sequence ATGAACGTACCCCGCACCCCCCGCCTACGCACGTGGATCATCGGCGGCGCCCTCGCCGCCTCCGGCGCCCTCACCATCGCCGCGGGCGACAACTACTTCGAGATCTCCAAGAACCTGGAGATCTTCACCGAGCTCTACAAGGAGCTGAACGTGTACTACGTGGAGGACACCAAGCCGGGCACCCTGATGAAGACGGGCATCGACGCCATGCTCTCCTCGCTGGACCCGTACACGCAGTACATCCCGGAGAGCGATATCGAGGAGTACCGGTTCCAGACGACGGGCCAGTACGGGGGGATCGGCGCGCTCATCAAGCGCCAGGGCGATGGCATGGTGATCAGCGAACCCTATGAGGGTTTCCCGGCGGCCAAGGCGGGCATCTGGGCCGGTGATGAGATCGTGGAGGTGGACGGGCGCAAGATCCGCGGATTGGATACCGAGGACGTGAGCAAGCTGTTGAAGGGCCAGGCCGGCACCCCGGTGCGCGTGCTGCTCAAGCGCGGCGAAGCCGAGCCCGTGGAGAAGGTCCTCACCCGCGAGGAGATCAAGATCCCCGACGTGCCCTACAAGGGCATCGTGGATGCCACGCACATGGTGGGCTACATCAAGCTCAACAGCTTCACACAGACCGCCAGCGCCGATGTGCGCAGCGCCATGAAACAGCTCAAGCAGGACGGTGCGCGCCACCTCATCCTCGACCTGCGTGGCAATGGTGGCGGCCTGCTGCGCGAGGCGGTGAACATCGTCAACCTCTTCGTGCCCAAGAACGAACCCGTGGTGGAGACCAAGGGGCGCATCGCCGAGTGGGACAAGAGCTACCGCACGCTCAGTGAGCCGGAGGACGCGACCGTTCCGCTGGTGGTGCTGGTGGACGGTGGTTCGGCGAGCGCCAGCGAGATCGTCAGCGGGGCCCTTCAGGACCTCGACCGCGCGGTGGTGGTCGGTGAGCGCACCTTCGGCAAGGGCCTCGTGCAGCAGACGCGCGACCTGTTCTACAACAGCAAGCTGAAGGTCACCGTGGCCAAGTACTACATCCCCAGCGGCCGCTGCATCCAGAAGTTGGACTACGCCCACCGGGACAGCAGCGGGAAGGCCACCGTGCGCACGGATACGAACCTGGTGGCCTTCCAGACCCGGAACGGTCGCACGGTGTACGATGGGCGGGGCATCCTGCCGGATGTGGCCGTCACCGAACCCGAGCTGGCCAAAGTGGTGGGCGGTCTCTATGCCGAGGACATCCTGTTCGATTTCGCCACCGACTACCGACGCACGCATGACAGCATCGGTCCGCCCGAGCGCTTCGCGATCGACGATGAGCTGTACCACCGCTTCACGGAGTTCGCCCGGTCACGCAGCTTCACCTACGACACGGAGAGCATGCAGGCCTACGCCAAGCTGGAGGAGGTGGCGCGCAAGGAGCGGTACTACGGCCATGCCCAGAAGGCCTTTGAGGAGCTGAAGAAGGAGCTGGCGCCCGATCCGGCCGAAGAGCTCGATCTGTTCCGCACGGATGTGGAGGAGATGCTGCGGAACGAGATCGTGTCGCGGTACGATCTGCAGACCGGCCGGGCCAAGGCGGCGCTCGTCACCGATCCATATGTGCAGGCCGCCGTGAAGGTCCTTACCGACGGTGGATACACCGGCATCCTGGCCGGCACCAAGCCCTGA
- a CDS encoding acyl-CoA dehydrogenase family protein — MSTTSANGTTAKAATDLFQSHDHYLVDELLTEEQKLIRDTARKHVSKHLKPIIEERFEQATFSKDIIPGLADIGAFGPFVPAEYGGPGLDQISYGLIMQEIERCDSGLRSLCSVQGSLAMYPIWKYGSEEQKKKWLPDMVQGRKIGCFGLTEPDFGSNPGGMVTTFKDMGDHYLLNGAKMWISNAPFADLAIVWAKAENTEGRIHGLIVERGMEGFTTPTTHGKLSLRASPTGELVFDNVKVPKGNLLPNKSGLGAPMGCLDSARYGIAWGTLGVAMECYDVALRYSKQRIQFGKPIGAFQLTQKKLAEMISEITKAQLLTWRLGVLRSEGRATTQQISMAKRNNVHLALTVAREARQILGGMGITNEYPIMRHMMNLESVVTYEGTHDIHLLITGAEVTGIPAFK, encoded by the coding sequence ATGTCCACCACTTCCGCCAACGGCACCACGGCCAAGGCCGCCACCGACCTGTTCCAGAGCCACGACCACTACCTGGTGGACGAGCTGCTCACCGAGGAGCAGAAGCTGATCCGCGACACCGCGCGCAAGCACGTGAGCAAGCACCTCAAGCCGATCATCGAGGAGCGCTTCGAGCAGGCCACCTTCAGCAAGGACATCATCCCCGGCCTGGCCGACATCGGGGCCTTCGGCCCGTTCGTTCCGGCGGAATACGGCGGCCCCGGGCTGGACCAGATCAGCTACGGCCTCATCATGCAGGAGATCGAGCGCTGCGACAGTGGCCTGCGCAGCCTGTGCAGCGTGCAGGGCTCTTTGGCCATGTATCCCATCTGGAAGTACGGCAGCGAGGAGCAGAAGAAGAAGTGGCTGCCCGACATGGTGCAGGGGAGGAAGATCGGTTGCTTCGGCCTCACCGAGCCCGATTTCGGCAGCAACCCCGGCGGCATGGTCACCACCTTCAAGGACATGGGCGACCACTACCTGCTGAACGGCGCCAAGATGTGGATCAGCAACGCGCCCTTCGCCGACCTGGCCATCGTGTGGGCCAAGGCCGAGAACACCGAGGGCCGCATCCATGGCCTCATCGTCGAGCGCGGCATGGAGGGCTTCACCACGCCCACCACGCACGGCAAGCTCAGCCTGCGCGCCAGCCCCACGGGTGAGCTCGTGTTCGACAACGTGAAGGTGCCCAAGGGCAACCTGCTCCCGAACAAGAGCGGACTGGGCGCCCCCATGGGCTGCCTGGACAGCGCGCGCTACGGCATCGCCTGGGGCACGCTGGGCGTGGCCATGGAGTGCTATGATGTGGCGCTGCGCTACAGCAAACAGCGCATCCAGTTCGGCAAGCCCATCGGAGCCTTCCAGCTCACGCAGAAGAAACTGGCCGAGATGATCTCCGAGATCACCAAGGCCCAGTTGCTCACCTGGCGCCTGGGCGTGCTGCGCAGCGAAGGCCGCGCCACCACCCAGCAGATCAGCATGGCCAAGCGCAACAACGTGCACCTCGCGCTCACCGTGGCGCGTGAGGCCCGCCAGATCCTCGGCGGGATGGGCATCACCAACGAGTATCCCATCATGCGCCACATGATGAACCTGGAGAGCGTGGTGACCTACGAGGGCACGCACGACATCCACCTGCTGATCACCGGCGCCGAGGTCACCGGCATTCCGGCGTTCAAGTAA
- a CDS encoding T9SS type A sorting domain-containing protein, whose protein sequence is MKRFRSLAVLLVLALFMGGATAQTTLTTYYVIPPTNGCDGVWAFGPYSALWSTCSGPYTWFFDPPGCVDGSQWGQPIPLNVVGDTILMDLCSQPCDFLFYADTGLCVVCICGPLIPTTVADADPGIDLSIGPNPVPASAPTLQLRTTWSGPLFVQVLDLAGLSLVQVTVQDGPAELDLSSIPAGAYLLLVRDERGRMRTHRFGIE, encoded by the coding sequence ATGAAGCGGTTCCGAAGCCTTGCGGTGCTCCTGGTCCTCGCCCTGTTCATGGGCGGCGCGACCGCACAGACCACGCTCACCACCTACTACGTCATCCCGCCCACCAACGGGTGCGATGGCGTGTGGGCCTTCGGACCGTACTCGGCCTTGTGGAGCACCTGTTCAGGTCCCTACACATGGTTCTTCGATCCGCCCGGTTGTGTGGATGGCTCGCAGTGGGGACAGCCCATTCCGTTGAACGTGGTCGGCGACACCATCCTCATGGACCTCTGCTCGCAGCCGTGTGACTTTCTCTTCTACGCGGACACGGGTTTGTGCGTGGTATGCATCTGCGGTCCGCTCATTCCCACGACCGTCGCTGACGCGGATCCGGGAATCGACCTCTCCATCGGCCCGAACCCTGTCCCGGCAAGCGCGCCCACGCTTCAGCTCCGCACCACTTGGAGCGGACCGCTGTTCGTGCAGGTGCTCGATCTTGCCGGGCTGTCGCTCGTGCAGGTCACTGTGCAAGATGGGCCGGCGGAACTTGACCTGAGCAGCATCCCTGCGGGCGCCTACCTGCTGCTGGTCAGGGACGAGCGCGGGCGCATGCGCACGCACAGGTTCGGGATCGAGTGA
- a CDS encoding ribonuclease P protein component — MERYTFPKQERLRGRPRLQRLIAEGRSVHVPPFRLTGLFMELDAPVPAQVAFAVPKRNLPRAVDRNKARRRMREAYRLHKQAYHDRLQQLGRSCAWLFVLQGRTVPAYAEVEGKMIRALDRWFKEHA, encoded by the coding sequence ATGGAGCGTTATACCTTCCCCAAGCAGGAGCGCCTTCGTGGCCGTCCCCGCCTCCAGCGGCTGATCGCCGAGGGGCGCTCGGTGCACGTGCCGCCCTTCCGCCTCACCGGCCTGTTCATGGAGCTCGACGCCCCCGTTCCCGCCCAGGTGGCCTTCGCCGTGCCCAAGCGCAACCTCCCCCGCGCCGTGGACCGAAACAAGGCGCGCCGCCGCATGCGCGAAGCCTACCGGCTGCACAAGCAGGCCTACCACGACCGGTTGCAGCAGCTCGGCCGCTCGTGCGCCTGGCTCTTCGTGCTTCAGGGGCGCACCGTGCCCGCCTATGCCGAGGTGGAGGGCAAAATGATCCGCGCGTTGGACCGTTGGTTCAAGGAACATGCGTAG
- a CDS encoding glycosyltransferase family 9 protein produces the protein MPTPPEHIILSRPDSIGDVMLSLPLAGLLKERYPGVRITFICRAYTAPVLRCCRHVDRVLTLEELAGGDAVHALRAVNADVLVHVFPHRTVARWAKAARIPMRIGTSHRWWHWTTCTHRVAFSRRRSGLHEAQLNTMLLRPLGMMGTPDLDRLAEHTGFTPPPPTLLPADLTPIAARTVILHPGSQGSAVEWGLDNFAALMHRLHSIGIRTVVTGTATEAERYRPQLPWNDPLAVDAGGRLSLEQLVALIGSADGLVAASTGPLHIAAACGIRAVGLFAPRRPIHPGRWAPIGRDAHALVFDPACPTCRAGRACDCITRIAPERVAVLLEALPAR, from the coding sequence ATGCCGACCCCGCCTGAGCACATCATCCTCAGCCGGCCGGACAGCATCGGCGATGTGATGCTCAGCCTGCCCCTGGCTGGACTGCTCAAGGAGCGGTATCCGGGCGTTCGCATCACCTTCATCTGCCGCGCATACACCGCGCCCGTGCTCCGCTGCTGCCGTCACGTGGACCGCGTGCTCACGCTGGAGGAGCTGGCAGGCGGTGATGCCGTTCACGCACTGCGGGCCGTGAACGCCGATGTGCTGGTGCATGTGTTCCCGCACCGCACCGTGGCCCGATGGGCGAAGGCCGCAAGGATCCCCATGCGCATCGGCACCTCGCATCGCTGGTGGCATTGGACGACCTGCACCCACCGGGTGGCCTTCAGCCGGCGCAGGAGCGGGCTGCACGAGGCCCAGCTGAACACCATGCTCCTGCGCCCGCTCGGGATGATGGGCACGCCCGACCTGGACCGCCTGGCCGAACACACCGGCTTCACGCCCCCGCCGCCCACCCTGCTTCCGGCCGACCTGACCCCGATCGCCGCCCGCACGGTGATCCTCCATCCCGGTTCACAGGGCAGTGCGGTGGAGTGGGGACTTGACAACTTTGCGGCGCTGATGCACCGGCTCCATTCCATCGGCATCCGCACCGTGGTGACCGGCACGGCCACCGAGGCCGAACGCTACCGGCCACAGCTTCCCTGGAACGATCCCCTGGCCGTGGACGCCGGTGGCCGGCTGAGCCTCGAGCAGCTGGTGGCCCTGATCGGCAGCGCGGACGGCCTGGTGGCAGCGAGCACAGGACCATTGCACATCGCTGCGGCCTGCGGCATCCGGGCCGTGGGTCTGTTCGCGCCGCGACGCCCCATCCACCCGGGCCGATGGGCCCCGATCGGACGCGACGCCCATGCCCTGGTGTTCGATCCCGCCTGCCCGACCTGCCGGGCGGGTCGCGCATGCGACTGCATCACACGGATCGCTCCGGAACGCGTGGCGGTGCTGCTTGAAGCCCTGCCTGCGCGTTGA